A DNA window from Streptomyces sp. CA-278952 contains the following coding sequences:
- a CDS encoding PP2C family protein-serine/threonine phosphatase, with amino-acid sequence MNRRRTPRSASAEDLLNTLQNLTARARREVEFHQARVELAQALQRDMLPAALPTVPGLQSAARYAPARHGLDIGGDWYDGFPLADGALGFAIGDVQGHDVEAAAFMGQVRIAMRAIAGTASDPGEILGRTNDLLVSVDSGLFATCTFMRLDPTTWELHSARAGHVACVWATTQGRSGVTEDPGGLPLGIEPGEGYPVTRRTLDSDGAIVLLTDGVVEGPSLLIEDGLERVRQLVAAHVGAGAAQLADEVLRATEVTGHEDDAAVLVLRHAAARRGPR; translated from the coding sequence ATGAACCGGCGTCGGACTCCCCGCTCAGCTAGCGCCGAAGACCTGCTCAACACCTTGCAGAACCTCACTGCCCGCGCTCGGCGCGAGGTGGAGTTCCACCAGGCCAGGGTGGAACTGGCGCAGGCGCTCCAGCGCGACATGCTTCCGGCGGCCCTGCCCACGGTCCCCGGTCTCCAGTCCGCGGCACGCTACGCGCCCGCCCGCCACGGTCTGGACATCGGCGGCGACTGGTACGACGGTTTCCCGCTCGCGGACGGGGCCCTCGGCTTCGCCATCGGCGACGTACAGGGGCACGATGTCGAGGCCGCCGCCTTCATGGGGCAGGTCCGCATCGCGATGCGGGCCATCGCGGGCACGGCGTCCGATCCGGGCGAGATCCTCGGCCGGACGAACGATCTGCTGGTGTCCGTGGACTCGGGCCTCTTCGCGACCTGTACGTTCATGCGTCTGGATCCGACGACCTGGGAGCTGCACAGCGCGAGAGCCGGGCACGTGGCATGCGTGTGGGCCACCACCCAGGGGCGGTCCGGCGTCACGGAGGACCCGGGCGGCCTGCCGTTGGGCATCGAGCCGGGCGAGGGCTATCCCGTCACCCGCCGCACCCTCGACTCCGACGGGGCGATCGTGCTGCTCACCGACGGGGTCGTCGAGGGGCCGTCGCTGCTGATCGAGGACGGCCTGGAGCGAGTACGGCAGCTGGTCGCCGCGCACGTCGGGGCAGGCGCGGCGCAGCTGGCCGACGAGGTCCTGCGCGCGACGGAGGTGACGGGGCACGAGGACGATGCCGCCGTACTGGTCCTGCGGCATGCCGCCGCCCGCCGCGGACCTCGGTGA
- a CDS encoding VOC family protein yields MIAQVECVVLDCPDPKELAGFYASLLGGEVDRTDRRWACDADWSTLHTPGGLVLAFQRVDDHRAPGWPGQDPPQQFHLDFGVTDQERAHEVVLACGGSLLDAGDEARGWRVYADPAGHPFCLVRH; encoded by the coding sequence ATGATCGCTCAAGTGGAGTGCGTTGTACTGGACTGCCCGGATCCGAAGGAACTGGCCGGCTTCTACGCGTCATTGCTCGGGGGCGAGGTCGACCGCACCGACCGGAGGTGGGCGTGCGACGCGGACTGGTCCACGCTGCACACGCCCGGTGGACTCGTCCTCGCCTTTCAGCGGGTGGACGACCACCGGGCGCCCGGCTGGCCCGGCCAGGACCCGCCCCAGCAGTTCCACCTGGACTTCGGCGTCACCGACCAGGAACGGGCGCACGAGGTGGTTCTGGCGTGCGGGGGGTCCCTCCTCGACGCCGGGGACGAGGCGCGCGGGTGGCGTGTGTACGCCGACCCCGCCGGGCACCCCTTCTGCCTGGTACGGCACTGA
- a CDS encoding antitoxin → MSALDKIKKMLKGHEEHAGKGIDKAGDMVDDRTKGKYKGHVDTGQDRLKQQFGADRDQDGPPRT, encoded by the coding sequence ATGTCCGCACTGGACAAGATCAAGAAGATGCTCAAGGGCCACGAGGAGCACGCCGGCAAGGGCATCGACAAGGCCGGCGACATGGTCGACGACCGCACGAAGGGCAAGTACAAGGGTCACGTCGACACCGGTCAGGACAGGCTCAAGCAGCAGTTCGGGGCGGACCGCGACCAGGACGGGCCGCCCCGCACCTGA
- the mptB gene encoding polyprenol phosphomannose-dependent alpha 1,6 mannosyltransferase MptB — protein MAGSLAIVAGGWFAGKLPVHDPWGLWTDHGSATKAAAAVLAYVGLTVLVVAWWQYGKIASTARETLVTLAWWTAPFLLAPPLYSADVYSYIAQGSMVVEGHDVYTVGPSALDPGGIGGDAAASVGNHWRDTPAPYGPLFLLLSAAVAWITGGTIVPAVLAMRLVALASLALIVWSLRRLAREHGRSESRALWLGALNPLLLMHVVGGVHNDGLMIGLMLAGLVLALRGRWISGSALVGLAMMVKSPAAVALLFIGVLVHASATGPRWRRWAMGLLAPGLIACAVAGGATLISGTGFGWLRTQGVAANIHTALSVTSDIGLGLGELAQLLLGVDAESVKSAVQTLGLAVALGAIVVLARRAMRGAMAPAHALGLSLLVLVALSPMVQPWYLLWGMAVVAATEQYGRLSAVLIVLSAALVYETHPMGATPPYGFVLAGLAAVLGTLALRRTPVVPRGVRLPGQRGPADPAGSEENQDTSVSTASPAPAPQSAP, from the coding sequence GTGGCAGGATCTCTGGCGATCGTCGCCGGCGGCTGGTTCGCCGGGAAGCTGCCGGTCCATGACCCCTGGGGCCTGTGGACCGACCACGGGTCCGCCACGAAGGCGGCGGCGGCCGTCCTCGCCTACGTCGGACTGACCGTGCTCGTCGTGGCCTGGTGGCAGTACGGCAAGATCGCCTCCACCGCCCGCGAGACCCTCGTCACCCTCGCGTGGTGGACGGCCCCGTTCCTGCTCGCGCCCCCGCTCTACAGCGCCGATGTCTACAGCTACATCGCCCAGGGCTCGATGGTCGTCGAAGGGCACGACGTCTACACCGTCGGCCCCTCCGCCCTGGACCCCGGCGGCATCGGCGGCGACGCCGCCGCGAGCGTCGGCAACCACTGGCGCGACACCCCGGCCCCCTACGGACCGCTCTTCCTGCTGCTCTCCGCGGCCGTCGCCTGGATCACCGGCGGCACGATCGTTCCGGCAGTCCTGGCGATGCGGCTCGTCGCGCTCGCCTCCCTCGCCCTGATCGTCTGGTCCCTGCGCCGCCTGGCGCGCGAACACGGCCGCAGCGAGAGCCGCGCCCTGTGGCTGGGAGCGCTCAACCCCCTGCTGCTGATGCACGTGGTCGGCGGCGTGCACAACGACGGGCTGATGATCGGCCTGATGCTCGCCGGCCTGGTGCTCGCGCTGCGCGGCAGGTGGATCTCGGGCAGCGCCCTGGTCGGCCTCGCCATGATGGTGAAGTCCCCGGCGGCCGTGGCACTCCTGTTCATCGGGGTTCTCGTGCATGCGTCCGCGACCGGCCCCCGATGGCGCCGCTGGGCCATGGGACTGCTCGCACCCGGCCTGATCGCCTGCGCGGTGGCCGGAGGGGCCACACTGATCAGCGGCACCGGATTCGGCTGGCTCCGCACCCAGGGCGTCGCCGCGAACATCCACACCGCGCTCTCCGTCACGAGTGACATCGGCCTCGGACTGGGAGAGCTGGCCCAACTGCTTCTGGGTGTCGACGCGGAATCCGTCAAGTCCGCCGTCCAGACCCTGGGCCTGGCGGTGGCGCTCGGGGCGATCGTCGTGCTGGCCCGGCGTGCGATGCGGGGCGCTATGGCGCCGGCCCACGCCTTGGGCCTCTCCCTGCTCGTCCTGGTCGCCCTCTCGCCCATGGTCCAGCCCTGGTACCTGCTGTGGGGCATGGCCGTCGTCGCCGCGACCGAACAGTACGGCCGCCTCTCCGCCGTCCTGATCGTGCTCTCGGCGGCGTTGGTGTACGAGACCCACCCCATGGGGGCCACCCCGCCCTACGGATTCGTGCTGGCCGGCCTCGCCGCCGTCCTCGGCACCCTCGCGCTCCGGCGTACCCCCGTCGTGCCGCGCGGCGTCCGGCTGCCCGGCCAGCGGGGCCCCGCGGACCCGGCGGGCTCGGAGGAGAACCAGGACACCTCCGTGTCCACCGCCTCGCCCGCCCCGGCGCCGCAGAGCGCTCCCTGA
- a CDS encoding sigma-70 family RNA polymerase sigma factor, giving the protein MGKDHPTVLISAAQSGDQQAKDQLVSAYLPLLYNVVGRALDGHADVDDVVQETVLRVLRGLPELRDPERFRSWLVAIAMNEVRTHWRDRQSGSIPADRLDTAYDLPDPRADFVEVTILELGLTGQRRQVAEATRWLDEDDRALLSLWWLETAGHLSRAEVAAALELSPQHTAVRVQRMKAQLEAARVVVGALAAEPPCVLLEDIAVGWDGVPSALWRKRLARHARECTVCSGHRSGLVPAEGLLVGLALVPVAASGTGAAPELLTTAAQLQVPGPGSHGAGAGRVERRRVQARRRRRNSAIAAVVAVAALGTGGAAVHLYTDGDDRDATTVTADARSQALTSASPTSSPSPSASASVSPSTSPTPSPSRTPKARPKKSTPAPPAPPTAAPAPKPDPPAPAPPAPPAPAGTADQVADLVNAERAKEGCGPVTVNDQLNTAAQRHSADMEAKDYFSHTSQDGRDPGDRITAAGYRWSTYGENIAKGQQTPADVMRSWMDSPGHRANILNCSFEEIGVGKQNSSGGPVWTQVFGAR; this is encoded by the coding sequence ATGGGCAAGGATCACCCGACGGTCTTGATCTCGGCGGCGCAGAGCGGCGACCAGCAGGCCAAGGACCAGCTCGTCTCGGCGTACCTGCCGCTGCTGTACAACGTCGTCGGACGTGCGCTGGACGGTCATGCGGACGTGGACGACGTGGTGCAGGAGACGGTGCTGCGCGTGCTCCGGGGCCTGCCCGAACTGCGCGACCCGGAGCGTTTCCGTTCCTGGCTGGTGGCGATAGCCATGAACGAGGTACGCACGCACTGGCGTGACCGACAGTCCGGTTCGATACCGGCGGACCGGCTGGACACGGCGTACGACCTGCCGGATCCCCGGGCGGACTTCGTCGAGGTGACGATCCTGGAACTGGGTCTGACCGGCCAGCGTCGCCAGGTAGCGGAGGCGACTCGCTGGCTGGACGAGGACGACCGCGCCCTGCTGTCGCTGTGGTGGCTGGAGACGGCCGGTCACCTGTCCCGTGCCGAGGTCGCCGCGGCTCTCGAACTCTCCCCGCAGCACACCGCCGTACGGGTGCAACGGATGAAGGCCCAGCTGGAGGCGGCGAGGGTCGTCGTGGGCGCGCTGGCGGCCGAACCGCCGTGCGTGCTTCTGGAGGACATCGCTGTCGGCTGGGACGGTGTCCCCTCCGCCCTGTGGCGCAAGCGGCTGGCCCGCCACGCCCGCGAATGCACCGTGTGCTCGGGACACCGCTCGGGGCTTGTTCCCGCCGAAGGGCTGTTGGTGGGTCTCGCACTGGTCCCGGTGGCCGCGTCAGGAACGGGGGCCGCTCCGGAACTGCTCACCACGGCTGCGCAGCTCCAGGTGCCCGGTCCTGGGTCGCACGGCGCCGGGGCGGGGCGCGTGGAGCGCAGACGGGTGCAGGCCCGGCGACGCCGTCGCAACTCAGCCATAGCCGCCGTGGTCGCGGTCGCCGCGCTCGGCACGGGCGGCGCGGCCGTGCACCTTTACACCGACGGCGACGACCGGGACGCGACGACCGTCACCGCCGACGCTCGCTCCCAGGCGCTCACCTCGGCCTCACCGACGTCGTCCCCGTCTCCCTCGGCCTCCGCGTCCGTGTCGCCCAGCACCTCGCCGACGCCGAGCCCCTCGCGCACCCCCAAGGCCAGGCCGAAGAAGAGCACCCCGGCACCGCCCGCTCCCCCCACCGCCGCCCCGGCCCCGAAGCCGGACCCGCCGGCGCCCGCACCGCCCGCACCGCCCGCACCGGCGGGAACCGCCGACCAGGTCGCCGATCTGGTCAACGCCGAGCGGGCCAAGGAGGGCTGCGGTCCGGTGACCGTCAACGATCAGCTCAACACAGCCGCGCAACGGCACTCCGCCGATATGGAGGCCAAGGACTACTTCTCGCACACCTCCCAGGACGGCAGGGATCCAGGCGACCGGATCACCGCCGCCGGGTACCGGTGGTCCACCTACGGCGAGAACATCGCCAAGGGCCAGCAGACCCCGGCCGACGTGATGCGGTCCTGGATGGACAGCCCGGGACACCGCGCGAACATCCTCAACTGTTCCTTCGAGGAGATCGGCGTCGGTAAGCAGAATTCGAGCGGCGGTCCGGTCTGGACCCAGGTGTTCGGGGCCCGCTGA
- a CDS encoding hemolysin family protein, producing MTAIQLAIGALTLLTNAFFVGAEFALISVRRSQIEPQAMRGSRRAKSALWGLEHLSAAMATAQLGITISSLVLGAVAEPAIAHLLEPPFDAVGVPEALVHPIAFVIALTLATYLHMLIGEMIPKNIALAAPVATALALGPPLVGLTRALRPVIFGINAFANMLLRLLKVDTKDEVASVFTDDELVRLVKDSSDAGLLAPADGERLRDALELGTRPVGEVMVPLNRTVTVDLGITPQGLERAAVASGFSRLPVTGPDDGLLGYFHIKDALGVAERTKALPTSALHPVIRVEIDTPLDDTLTAMRAAGTHLAAVAGDKGTVIGFVTMEDVLDELVGAAAV from the coding sequence ATGACCGCCATCCAGCTCGCCATCGGCGCGCTCACCCTCCTCACCAACGCGTTCTTCGTGGGCGCGGAGTTCGCCCTCATCTCGGTCCGCCGCAGCCAGATCGAACCGCAGGCCATGCGGGGCAGCCGACGCGCGAAGAGCGCCCTGTGGGGCCTCGAACACCTGTCGGCCGCCATGGCCACCGCACAGCTCGGCATCACCATCTCCTCCCTGGTGCTGGGCGCCGTCGCGGAACCGGCCATCGCCCATCTGCTGGAGCCGCCGTTCGACGCGGTCGGCGTGCCGGAGGCGCTGGTCCACCCGATCGCCTTCGTGATCGCGCTGACGCTGGCGACGTATCTGCACATGCTCATCGGCGAGATGATCCCGAAGAACATCGCGCTCGCCGCCCCCGTCGCCACCGCGCTGGCACTGGGGCCGCCCCTGGTCGGCCTGACCCGGGCGCTGCGGCCGGTCATCTTCGGCATCAACGCCTTCGCCAACATGCTGCTGCGGCTGCTCAAGGTCGACACCAAGGACGAGGTCGCCTCGGTATTCACGGACGACGAGCTCGTGCGGCTGGTCAAGGACTCCAGCGACGCCGGGCTGCTGGCCCCGGCCGACGGGGAGCGTCTGCGGGACGCGTTGGAGCTCGGAACCCGGCCGGTCGGCGAGGTGATGGTCCCGCTGAACCGGACCGTCACCGTCGACCTGGGCATCACCCCGCAGGGTCTGGAGCGGGCCGCCGTCGCCTCGGGATTCTCCCGGCTGCCGGTCACCGGGCCCGACGACGGGCTGCTGGGCTACTTCCACATCAAGGACGCCCTCGGCGTCGCGGAGCGCACCAAGGCGCTGCCCACGAGCGCCCTCCACCCCGTCATCCGGGTCGAGATCGACACCCCGCTCGACGACACCCTCACCGCGATGCGTGCAGCCGGTACGCATCTCGCGGCGGTCGCCGGGGACAAGGGCACGGTGATCGGCTTCGTGACCATGGAGGACGTACTGGACGAGCTGGTGGGGGCCGCCGCGGTCTGA
- a CDS encoding MASE1 domain-containing protein, which produces MIRTEEARRRAVYVAQILGVAGAYYLSGHLGLLRQVVVDGAVVTPLWPSTGIALAALLCLGVRVWPGIALGALLAVLETGGAFTVSSLAIMFGNTVAPLASYALLRRVGFRSELVRLRDGICLVFLGAFAGMLISATIGSFTLLLDGKVPPGRFWLVWSSWWAGDVMGVLVVAPVLLVLRGVRWPRPSDRWLEASVLAVVVVASSLIATRSSLSMIYLVFPVIIWAALRFQLPGSAPCALVVSVLAIIAGTDGVGPFAGHSLMEIMANLSLLNGSVALTALLLGAVVAEHKNIRRETEYAVEELEALVDQLAPLSGPASARYEDRERRHGPLDGGPHPDHR; this is translated from the coding sequence GTGATCCGCACCGAGGAAGCCAGACGTCGGGCCGTGTACGTGGCGCAGATCCTGGGCGTGGCCGGCGCCTACTACCTGTCGGGGCATCTCGGGCTGTTGCGGCAGGTCGTCGTGGACGGCGCGGTCGTCACACCTCTGTGGCCGTCCACCGGCATCGCCCTGGCCGCTCTGCTGTGCCTGGGCGTCCGCGTCTGGCCGGGCATCGCGCTGGGCGCGCTGCTGGCAGTCCTCGAGACCGGCGGCGCGTTCACCGTGAGCAGTCTGGCCATCATGTTCGGCAACACGGTGGCCCCGCTCGCCTCGTACGCCCTGTTGCGGAGGGTCGGCTTCCGCAGTGAGCTGGTCCGGCTGCGGGACGGGATCTGCCTGGTCTTCCTCGGCGCGTTCGCGGGGATGCTGATCAGCGCCACCATCGGGAGTTTCACGCTGCTGCTCGACGGCAAGGTTCCGCCGGGGCGTTTCTGGCTGGTCTGGTCGTCCTGGTGGGCGGGGGACGTGATGGGGGTCCTGGTGGTCGCCCCCGTGCTGCTGGTCCTGCGCGGGGTGCGGTGGCCCCGCCCCTCCGACCGGTGGCTGGAGGCGTCGGTCCTCGCGGTCGTCGTGGTCGCGTCGTCGCTGATCGCCACGCGCAGCTCGCTGTCGATGATCTATCTGGTGTTCCCGGTGATCATCTGGGCGGCCCTGCGCTTCCAGCTGCCCGGCAGCGCTCCGTGCGCCCTGGTCGTCTCGGTGCTCGCCATCATCGCCGGTACGGACGGAGTGGGGCCGTTCGCGGGGCACAGCCTGATGGAGATCATGGCCAACCTCTCGCTGCTCAACGGAAGCGTCGCGCTCACCGCGCTGCTGCTCGGGGCCGTCGTCGCGGAGCACAAGAACATCCGCCGCGAGACGGAGTACGCCGTCGAGGAGCTGGAGGCCCTGGTGGACCAGTTGGCGCCGCTGTCGGGGCCGGCCTCGGCGCGGTACGAGGACAGAGAACGGCGGCACGGCCCGCTCGACGGCGGCCCCCACCCGGACCATCGGTAG
- a CDS encoding ABC-F family ATP-binding cassette domain-containing protein encodes MSHPTAPSASVAASNLTFRWPDGTNLFDGLSLTVPRGRTGLAGANGAGKSTLLRLFAGLLRPSEGSVTVGGNLAHLPQNITLDTSLRVDSALGIAERRAALRAIESGDVREEHFETVGDDWDVEERALATLGSLGLGAVELDRTVGQLSGGETVLLRLAALLLERPDVLLLDEPTNNLDLFARRRLYDAVDSWRTGILIVVSHDRDLLERVDRIAELRSGSVNWYGGGWSAYQEALATQQEAAGRMLRAADADVRRQQRELEETRIKVARRQRHDKKLDGQRKAPRIVAGERKRSAQESGDRLRGLHEDRLDEARERREEAAEAIRRDAEIKVSLPHTAVPAGRTVLTVRDLSLPYGRLREGSLQVKGPERIALVGRNGAGKTTLLRALTGELAPSTGEATAAVPLKFLPQRLDVLDDALSVADNVARTAPGTADNQIRSQLARFLFKGARAEQPAGTLSGGERFRAALAATMLAAPAPQLLLLDEPTNNLDLASVRQLTSALESYEGALVIAGHDLPFLESVGITRWILLDDTLRETDAQEVRALLGSPQPTPAGTA; translated from the coding sequence ATGAGTCATCCCACCGCGCCCAGCGCCTCCGTGGCAGCCTCCAACCTCACCTTCCGGTGGCCCGACGGCACGAACCTCTTCGACGGGCTCTCCCTCACCGTCCCCAGGGGCCGCACCGGTCTGGCCGGAGCCAACGGCGCCGGCAAGTCGACCCTGCTGCGCCTGTTCGCCGGACTGCTGCGCCCCTCGGAGGGGTCCGTCACGGTCGGCGGAAACCTCGCCCACCTGCCGCAGAACATCACCCTGGACACCTCCCTGCGCGTCGATTCGGCCCTCGGCATCGCCGAGCGGCGGGCCGCCCTGCGCGCCATCGAGTCCGGAGACGTACGGGAGGAGCACTTCGAGACCGTCGGCGACGACTGGGACGTCGAGGAGCGCGCTCTGGCCACCCTCGGCTCCCTCGGGCTCGGCGCCGTCGAACTGGACCGCACCGTCGGGCAGTTGTCCGGCGGGGAGACCGTCCTCCTGCGCCTGGCCGCGCTGCTCCTGGAACGCCCGGACGTCCTCCTCCTCGACGAGCCGACCAACAACCTGGACCTGTTCGCCCGCCGCAGGCTCTACGACGCCGTCGACTCCTGGCGCACCGGCATCCTGATCGTCGTCAGCCACGACCGGGACCTGCTGGAGCGGGTCGACCGCATCGCCGAACTGCGATCGGGCTCGGTCAACTGGTACGGGGGCGGCTGGTCCGCCTACCAGGAGGCCCTGGCCACCCAGCAGGAGGCCGCCGGGCGGATGCTGCGCGCCGCCGACGCCGACGTACGCCGTCAGCAGCGAGAACTGGAGGAGACCCGGATCAAGGTCGCCCGCCGTCAGCGCCACGACAAGAAACTCGACGGCCAGCGGAAGGCCCCGCGCATCGTCGCCGGGGAACGCAAGCGCTCGGCCCAGGAGTCCGGGGACCGGCTGCGCGGGCTGCACGAGGACCGGCTCGACGAGGCCCGCGAGCGAAGGGAGGAAGCCGCCGAAGCCATTCGCCGGGACGCCGAGATCAAGGTGAGCCTGCCCCACACCGCGGTGCCCGCGGGCCGCACCGTCCTGACCGTACGGGACCTGAGCCTCCCCTACGGGCGGCTGCGCGAGGGCAGCCTCCAGGTGAAGGGACCCGAACGCATCGCCCTGGTCGGCCGCAACGGCGCCGGCAAGACGACACTGCTGCGGGCGCTCACCGGGGAGCTCGCGCCGAGCACCGGGGAGGCCACGGCCGCGGTGCCGCTGAAGTTCCTTCCGCAGCGGCTGGACGTCCTCGACGACGCCCTGAGCGTCGCCGACAACGTCGCCCGAACAGCCCCGGGCACCGCCGACAACCAGATCCGCTCCCAGCTCGCCCGGTTCCTGTTCAAGGGGGCCCGCGCGGAGCAGCCGGCGGGCACCCTCTCGGGCGGCGAACGCTTCCGGGCCGCCCTCGCGGCGACCATGCTCGCCGCCCCCGCCCCCCAGCTGCTTCTGCTGGACGAGCCGACGAACAACCTCGATCTGGCCAGCGTGCGGCAGCTGACGAGTGCCCTGGAGTCCTACGAGGGCGCGCTCGTCATCGCCGGCCACGATCTGCCCTTCCTGGAGTCCGTGGGCATCACCCGCTGGATCCTGCTGGACGACACACTGCGTGAGACCGACGCCCAGGAGGTCCGCGCACTGCTCGGAAGCCCGCAGCCGACCCCGGCGGGCACGGCGTGA
- a CDS encoding L-threonylcarbamoyladenylate synthase, translating into MAKYFDVHPANPQPRTISTVVDSIRSGALVAYPTDSCYALGCQLGNRDALGRIRSIRNLDDKHHFTLVCRDFAQLSQFVRVDNDVFRAVKAATPGSYTFILPATKEVPRQLLHPKKKTVGVRIPDHVVTQALVAELGEPLLSSTLLLPNEEEPLTQGWEIKERLEHEVDAVIDSGDCGTELTTVIDFSGDEPEIVRRGAGDTSRFE; encoded by the coding sequence ATGGCCAAGTACTTCGACGTGCACCCCGCAAATCCCCAGCCCCGCACCATCAGCACGGTGGTCGACAGCATCCGGTCCGGTGCGCTCGTCGCGTATCCGACCGACTCGTGCTACGCGCTGGGCTGCCAGTTGGGCAACCGTGACGCCCTCGGCCGGATCCGGTCGATCCGGAACCTCGACGACAAGCACCACTTCACCCTGGTGTGCCGCGACTTCGCGCAGCTGTCGCAGTTCGTCCGCGTGGACAACGACGTGTTCCGGGCGGTCAAGGCGGCGACGCCCGGCAGCTACACCTTCATCCTTCCGGCGACGAAGGAGGTTCCCCGCCAGCTGCTGCACCCGAAGAAGAAGACCGTCGGCGTGCGCATCCCCGACCACGTCGTGACCCAGGCGCTCGTCGCCGAGCTCGGCGAGCCGCTGCTCTCCAGCACCCTGTTGCTGCCAAACGAGGAGGAGCCGCTGACGCAGGGCTGGGAGATCAAGGAGCGGCTGGAGCACGAGGTGGACGCCGTCATCGACTCGGGCGACTGCGGCACCGAGCTGACCACGGTCATCGACTTCTCCGGCGACGAGCCCGAGATCGTACGCCGCGGAGCCGGGGACACGTCCCGCTTCGAGTAG
- a CDS encoding DinB family protein yields the protein MILPPRLVPLLEQFDFACERLLARLAGPVMDSGNGVDIGVTPLGDDEHLWEPVPDCWSVRRRGDAPGARATVLAGAGGWGRDSADSPHPFPPPFTTIAWRLSHLAEMLTLRADHTWGGRTLTRDGYRTPGDAAGAVAAFETASAAWREALLTADDVALDTVGYSTYPNGSDAEDPFVDIVWWVNQEVLHHGAEIALLRDLYRARRS from the coding sequence ATGATCCTCCCACCGCGTCTGGTCCCGCTGCTGGAACAGTTCGACTTCGCCTGCGAGCGGCTGCTCGCCCGCTTGGCCGGTCCCGTCATGGACAGCGGCAACGGCGTCGACATCGGCGTCACCCCTCTCGGCGACGACGAACACCTCTGGGAACCCGTGCCCGACTGCTGGTCCGTACGCCGTCGCGGCGACGCCCCCGGGGCGCGGGCGACCGTTCTGGCGGGAGCCGGCGGCTGGGGGCGGGACTCGGCGGACTCCCCGCATCCGTTCCCGCCGCCGTTCACCACCATCGCGTGGCGTCTGAGCCATCTCGCCGAAATGCTCACTCTCCGTGCCGACCACACCTGGGGCGGCAGGACGCTCACGCGCGACGGCTACCGCACTCCGGGGGACGCCGCCGGGGCGGTGGCCGCCTTCGAAACCGCGTCCGCAGCCTGGCGCGAAGCCCTGCTCACCGCCGACGACGTGGCCCTGGACACCGTCGGGTACAGCACGTACCCGAACGGCAGCGACGCCGAGGATCCCTTCGTCGACATCGTCTGGTGGGTCAACCAGGAGGTGCTGCACCACGGTGCCGAGATCGCCCTGCTCCGCGATCTGTACCGTGCCCGGCGGTCCTGA
- a CDS encoding AAA family ATPase → MGTDLGPCVVLITGVMAAGKSTVAQLLAESLPRAVHVRGDVFRRMIVSGRAEMTPGEAEEARSQLDLRQRISAQVADAYADDGWTAVVQDIVLGEDLPRYVDRVRTRPLHVVVLAPSPAAVREREETRAKTGYGEWTVEAFDELLRSGTPRIGLWLDTSGQTPKETVSAILDGLCGAGGSGDEAPQAAS, encoded by the coding sequence ATGGGCACCGACCTCGGACCCTGTGTCGTACTGATCACTGGAGTGATGGCCGCGGGGAAGTCCACCGTCGCCCAGCTCCTGGCGGAGAGCCTGCCACGCGCGGTCCATGTGCGCGGAGACGTCTTCCGCCGCATGATCGTCTCCGGCCGGGCGGAGATGACACCCGGCGAGGCGGAAGAGGCGCGGAGCCAGCTCGACCTCCGCCAACGGATCTCGGCACAGGTGGCCGACGCCTACGCGGACGACGGATGGACGGCCGTCGTCCAGGACATCGTCCTCGGTGAGGACCTGCCCCGCTACGTCGACAGGGTCCGCACCCGTCCGCTCCACGTCGTCGTGCTGGCCCCCTCACCCGCGGCCGTGCGCGAAAGGGAGGAAACCCGGGCGAAGACGGGGTACGGGGAGTGGACGGTCGAAGCGTTCGACGAGCTTCTGCGGAGCGGGACGCCCCGTATCGGCCTGTGGCTGGACACCTCCGGTCAGACGCCCAAGGAGACGGTTTCGGCCATCCTCGACGGGCTGTGCGGTGCGGGAGGTTCAGGTGATGAGGCCCCTCAGGCCGCTTCGTAG